A DNA window from candidate division Zixibacteria bacterium HGW-Zixibacteria-1 contains the following coding sequences:
- the arsM gene encoding arsenite S-adenosylmethyltransferase (in Rhodopseudomonas palustris this protein confers resistance to arsenite; catalyzes the formation of a number of methylated intermediates from arsenite and SAM producing trimethylarsine): protein MNVNDHRGIQNKVREHYGKVAKGKTGPCCNPHVKCCGDADMAVLAGELSKGLGYSNGQLKTVPENSNLGLGCGNPIAIAELKEGETVLDLGSGGGFDCFLASQKVGSAGQVIGVDVTPEMVALARKNAASGKFENVEFRYGEIERLPITGESIDAIMSNCVINLSPDKQRVFAEAYRVLKRGGRLTVFDVVAVAPLPEQIATDLEAYVGCVAGAMLIDDLVDILESVGFTGVSVEPQCQSREYIREWMPGMHVEDYVVSAVIRAVKPL from the coding sequence ATGAATGTGAATGACCACCGCGGAATTCAAAATAAAGTAAGAGAGCATTATGGTAAGGTCGCCAAAGGTAAAACCGGACCTTGCTGTAATCCTCATGTCAAGTGTTGTGGCGACGCCGACATGGCTGTCCTGGCCGGTGAATTATCAAAAGGACTGGGTTATTCGAACGGCCAGTTGAAAACCGTCCCGGAAAATTCCAACCTGGGTCTTGGCTGCGGCAACCCGATTGCCATTGCCGAACTTAAGGAAGGTGAAACCGTTCTGGATCTCGGCAGCGGCGGCGGTTTCGATTGCTTCCTGGCTTCACAGAAAGTTGGTTCTGCCGGCCAGGTCATTGGTGTCGATGTCACGCCGGAAATGGTTGCCCTGGCCCGCAAGAATGCCGCCAGCGGCAAGTTTGAGAATGTCGAGTTCCGTTATGGAGAAATCGAACGCTTGCCCATAACCGGAGAATCTATCGACGCCATTATGTCGAATTGTGTTATCAATCTTTCACCGGACAAACAGAGAGTTTTTGCCGAAGCTTATCGGGTTCTCAAACGCGGGGGGAGACTGACGGTTTTTGATGTCGTCGCCGTGGCGCCGCTGCCGGAACAGATTGCGACCGATCTGGAGGCCTATGTCGGCTGTGTCGCCGGGGCCATGTTGATAGATGATTTGGTCGATATTCTCGAGAGCGTCGGGTTTACCGGTGTTTCTGTCGAGCCGCAATGTCAGAGCCGCGAGTATATCAGGGAATGGATGCCCGGCATGCATGTCGAAGACTATGTTGTTTCGGCGGTCATCAGGGCCGTCAAACCGCTTTGA
- the phoU gene encoding phosphate transport system regulatory protein PhoU — protein sequence MAKHLRNEIEKLKRKILSLSAKVEESVHIAVKSFIERDQVMARKGMDGDYEIDQMEVDVEEECLKLLALYQPVANDLRFIIAVLKINNDLERIGDLASNIATGTMHLACRDNIEIPFDLHKMTHKVQAMLKKSIDSLVNLDAHLAHEVCLADDEIDDLHRQMYKIIEEKIPQYPDSLDCLIRFLSTSRQLERIADHVTNIAEDVIYMIEGEIYRHRLDEYKVIKDNDK from the coding sequence ATGGCCAAACATTTGCGCAATGAAATCGAAAAATTGAAACGGAAAATTCTGTCCCTCAGCGCCAAAGTCGAAGAGAGCGTTCATATTGCCGTCAAGTCCTTTATCGAAAGGGACCAGGTGATGGCGCGCAAGGGGATGGATGGCGACTATGAAATCGATCAGATGGAGGTCGATGTCGAAGAAGAGTGCCTGAAGTTACTGGCCCTTTATCAGCCGGTGGCCAATGACCTGAGGTTCATTATCGCCGTTCTTAAAATCAATAATGATCTTGAGCGAATCGGCGACCTGGCCTCGAATATTGCCACCGGAACCATGCATCTTGCCTGCCGCGATAATATCGAGATCCCGTTTGACCTGCATAAAATGACCCACAAAGTGCAGGCGATGCTTAAGAAAAGTATCGACTCGCTGGTAAATCTCGATGCTCATCTGGCCCATGAAGTGTGCCTGGCCGATGATGAGATTGATGATTTACACCGGCAGATGTATAAAATTATTGAAGAAAAAATACCCCAATATCCCGACAGCCTTGATTGCTTGATACGGTTCTTGTCGACCTCCCGCCAGTTGGAGCGCATTGCCGATCATGTTACCAATATTGCCGAAGATGTTATTTATATGATCGAGGGAGAGATATATCGTCATCGCCTCGACGAATACAAGGTAATTAAGGATAATGATAAATAG
- the pstB gene encoding phosphate ABC transporter ATP-binding protein produces MHKEITENNIVTEKPAVKGKKTEIRKDKPEFIMTVEKLNFYYGRNQVLFDVSLDFEKNMVTALIGPSGCGKSTFLRTLNRMNETIPGTRMEGIVRLEGIDIYKDVRDASAIRTRIGMVFQKSNPFPKSIYENVAYGLKVNGISDKRLIRDVVEDSLQRAFLWDEVKDKLDTSAYMLSGGQQQRLCIARALAIRPEVILMDEPASALDPISTAKIEDLVGELKKNYTIIIVTHNMQQAARISDYTAFFYEGVMVEFDETGRMFTKPEKKKTEDYITGRFG; encoded by the coding sequence ATGCATAAAGAGATTACTGAGAATAATATTGTGACCGAGAAGCCCGCAGTAAAAGGGAAGAAAACGGAAATCAGGAAAGACAAGCCTGAATTTATAATGACCGTGGAAAAATTGAATTTTTACTATGGTCGTAATCAGGTTTTGTTCGATGTCTCTCTTGATTTCGAAAAAAATATGGTGACCGCTCTGATAGGTCCTTCCGGCTGCGGCAAATCGACATTTTTGCGCACCCTTAACCGGATGAACGAGACGATCCCGGGAACCAGAATGGAAGGGATTGTCAGACTGGAAGGTATTGATATCTATAAGGATGTCAGGGACGCATCGGCCATCAGGACCAGAATCGGAATGGTTTTCCAGAAGTCCAATCCGTTCCCCAAGTCGATTTATGAGAATGTCGCCTATGGTTTGAAAGTTAACGGCATAAGTGATAAGAGGCTGATACGCGATGTGGTCGAGGATTCGCTCCAACGAGCCTTTCTGTGGGACGAGGTCAAAGATAAACTCGACACCAGCGCTTACATGCTGTCGGGCGGCCAGCAGCAGCGGCTGTGTATCGCCCGGGCCCTGGCCATCAGGCCGGAGGTTATCCTCATGGATGAGCCGGCTTCGGCGCTGGATCCGATTTCGACGGCCAAGATTGAGGATCTTGTGGGCGAGCTCAAAAAAAATTATACTATTATAATTGTGACTCACAACATGCAGCAGGCGGCCCGTATTTCCGATTATACCGCCTTCTTCTATGAGGGAGTCATGGTGGAATTTGATGAGACCGGCAGGATGTTCACCAAGCCCGAGAAGAAAAAAACCGAAGATTATATCACCGGCCGGTTTGGTTGA
- the pstA gene encoding phosphate ABC transporter, permease protein PstA, translating to MSTLPQISPIVLIDATQPLNFKPKSSGYIPKGLTLFAALLIIAILAIIMGNIIIGGAGNISLEFLTHPPENGMEAGGIFPAIFGTVFLVLIMVIAVVPVGVFTAIYLHEYTRPDSKITRLIRVAVNNLAGVPSIVFGLFGLGFFIGFVGGGIDKVFFGSEGPVWGQPAIIWAALTLALLTLPVVIISTEEALRTIPGELKEASYALGATKLQTIRRIIIPQALPGILTGSILAVGRGAGEVAPIMFTGAAYYLPYLPSKLNDQFMELGYHTYVMATQSPDVEKTKPILYGTVLVLLLLTFLLNLVAILIRSRIRKRRANA from the coding sequence ATGAGTACCCTGCCGCAAATATCGCCAATCGTATTGATAGATGCGACTCAACCTTTGAACTTCAAACCGAAGTCCAGCGGATATATTCCCAAAGGATTGACCCTGTTTGCCGCCCTCTTGATAATTGCCATATTGGCCATAATAATGGGCAATATAATTATAGGTGGTGCGGGGAACATCAGTCTGGAGTTTCTGACTCACCCGCCTGAAAATGGCATGGAAGCCGGGGGAATTTTTCCGGCTATTTTCGGGACGGTGTTTCTTGTCCTGATAATGGTCATCGCCGTCGTGCCCGTTGGCGTTTTTACGGCCATCTATCTGCATGAATACACGCGGCCCGATTCCAAAATCACAAGACTGATTCGCGTGGCCGTCAATAATCTGGCCGGCGTTCCTTCGATTGTTTTCGGACTTTTCGGCCTTGGCTTTTTTATAGGATTCGTCGGCGGCGGGATCGATAAAGTCTTTTTCGGATCCGAGGGGCCGGTCTGGGGACAGCCCGCCATAATTTGGGCCGCCTTGACACTGGCTTTGCTGACCCTTCCGGTGGTGATAATTTCGACCGAAGAAGCTCTTAGAACCATACCGGGCGAATTGAAAGAAGCCAGTTATGCCCTTGGAGCCACCAAACTCCAAACCATCCGGCGCATTATTATCCCCCAGGCTCTGCCCGGAATTCTGACCGGTTCCATTCTGGCTGTCGGCCGCGGAGCCGGGGAAGTGGCCCCGATCATGTTTACCGGGGCGGCCTATTATCTGCCCTACCTGCCGTCAAAATTAAACGACCAGTTTATGGAACTGGGATATCATACTTATGTCATGGCGACGCAGTCGCCCGATGTCGAGAAGACCAAGCCGATTCTATATGGAACCGTCCTGGTTCTTCTGTTGTTGACATTCTTGTTGAATCTGGTGGCGATTCTTATACGCTCCCGAATCAGGAAAAGACGCGCGAATGCATAA
- the pstC gene encoding phosphate ABC transporter permease subunit PstC translates to MQELKFKPKSKLREFMGEKFIAVNAMAALIAILLIFVFIFKEAIPIFTDQEIKEEASLDKMTFKQEYYEGRAPKFSWQPNSDVPKYSLYPLFLGTIKTALIAMLFAVPLGVGAAIYSSEFASQRVRELIKPVIEMLAAIPSVVLGFFALLVLATFLQNVFGLTFRLNVLNAGIALGLAVIPIVFTVAEDAMTSVPRSLREAATALGANPWQVSLTMVFPAALPGIAAGVVLGFGRAIGETMIVLMASGNAAIISASFLESARTFSATIAAELAEVVFGSAHYSVLFFIGTLLFIFTFIINLSGEMVLTRVKERIQGKTR, encoded by the coding sequence ATGCAGGAACTTAAATTTAAACCAAAATCGAAACTTCGGGAATTCATGGGGGAGAAATTTATCGCTGTCAATGCCATGGCAGCTTTAATAGCTATATTACTAATATTTGTTTTCATTTTTAAGGAAGCAATTCCCATTTTTACTGACCAGGAGATTAAGGAAGAGGCCAGCCTCGATAAAATGACTTTTAAGCAGGAATATTATGAAGGCCGTGCCCCAAAATTTTCCTGGCAGCCCAACTCCGATGTGCCAAAATATTCATTGTACCCATTATTTTTGGGTACCATAAAAACGGCATTGATTGCCATGCTGTTTGCCGTTCCGCTCGGCGTCGGCGCTGCGATATACTCATCCGAGTTTGCCTCGCAAAGAGTCAGGGAACTGATCAAACCTGTAATTGAAATGCTGGCCGCCATACCTTCGGTCGTCCTCGGCTTTTTCGCCCTTCTGGTGCTGGCCACTTTTCTGCAAAATGTATTCGGATTGACTTTCCGGCTGAATGTGCTCAATGCCGGTATCGCCCTGGGGCTGGCGGTGATCCCGATTGTCTTCACGGTTGCTGAAGATGCCATGACATCGGTTCCGAGATCCCTCCGCGAGGCGGCCACCGCTCTTGGCGCCAATCCCTGGCAGGTTTCGCTGACCATGGTATTTCCGGCCGCACTTCCCGGTATCGCCGCAGGTGTGGTCCTTGGTTTCGGGCGCGCCATCGGCGAAACTATGATCGTCCTGATGGCTTCGGGAAACGCCGCCATTATTTCGGCCAGTTTTTTGGAATCGGCCAGGACTTTTTCCGCCACTATCGCCGCCGAACTGGCCGAGGTTGTCTTCGGAAGCGCCCATTACAGCGTCCTCTTTTTTATAGGCACGTTGCTGTTTATCTTCACTTTTATCATAAACCTCAGCGGGGAAATGGTCTTGACCAGGGTTAAAGAACGAATACAGGGTAAGACAAGATGA
- a CDS encoding phosphate-binding protein — translation MKKTIILMTAMVILAAFDMLMAGSTVTIKGSDTLIRLGQRWAEEYMKENPGAVIQVSGGGSGTGIAALLNGSTDICEASRDMKEKEYKQAEAAGVKPYRVSVALDGIAVFLHESNPVGSLNFAQLKGIYTGAITNWKEVGGKDSRIILYSRENNSGTYAFFKEHVLDGEDYSDYTQTLPGTAAVVNAVSKDINGIGYGGIAWAKGVKYAAVNKDEKDKAILPSMETISNGTYPVSRELYWFFNGKPAGQIQKLVNWALSENGQKIAAGIDYIPLPRELAKKNMVK, via the coding sequence ATGAAAAAGACAATTATTCTTATGACAGCCATGGTGATACTTGCTGCCTTCGATATGTTGATGGCCGGCAGTACTGTCACCATTAAGGGTTCCGATACCCTCATTCGGCTTGGTCAACGCTGGGCCGAGGAATATATGAAAGAAAATCCCGGTGCCGTTATTCAGGTATCCGGCGGCGGTTCCGGAACCGGTATTGCCGCTCTTCTCAACGGCAGCACCGATATTTGCGAGGCTTCTCGCGATATGAAAGAGAAAGAATACAAGCAGGCTGAAGCGGCCGGCGTCAAGCCGTATCGTGTCTCGGTTGCCCTTGATGGCATCGCGGTATTTCTTCATGAAAGCAATCCGGTCGGCAGCCTCAATTTCGCACAACTCAAAGGAATCTATACCGGTGCTATCACAAACTGGAAAGAGGTCGGCGGCAAAGATTCCAGGATCATTCTATACAGCCGAGAAAATAATTCAGGAACATATGCCTTCTTTAAGGAGCATGTCCTGGACGGCGAAGACTATTCCGATTATACCCAGACCCTTCCCGGCACTGCGGCCGTTGTTAATGCCGTTTCCAAAGATATAAACGGTATCGGCTATGGCGGTATCGCCTGGGCCAAAGGTGTCAAATATGCCGCCGTTAATAAAGACGAAAAGGATAAGGCAATTCTGCCTTCAATGGAAACAATCTCCAATGGAACCTACCCCGTTTCCCGTGAGCTCTACTGGTTCTTTAATGGAAAGCCGGCCGGCCAAATACAGAAACTGGTTAACTGGGCCCTCTCCGAGAACGGCCAGAAAATAGCGGCAGGAATTGATTATATCCCGCTGCCCAGGGAACTGGCCAAGAAAAATATGGTTAAGTAA
- a CDS encoding PAS domain-containing sensor histidine kinase, with the protein MMSTRKLLWQLYVPFLAILIISLVIVLWYASSSLSGFFMNKTREVLEVRAQLIRDQIQNYILNENLDSLDVLCKDLGRKTSTRITIILSDGTVVGDSESDPAKMENHANRPELAAALAGKTGIETRFSNTLQQNLMYVAIPLYENNSIIGAVRTAISVSAIDRELSGISLGIILSGIIVAIVAAVLSLGISRKMSRPLVELSEGARRFASGEFNYKLPVPDTEEIRDLAEAMNQMARQLDERIRTIIRQRNEQEAILASMTEGVIAVDNKEIVLDINDAAEKLFGAERKNIEGRSIQEAIRNSDLHRVVAETLASTAPIEQEITISADGDRFLRANGTPLLDASQNRIGALIVLNDMTRLRHLENVRREFVANVSHELKTPITSIKGFVETLLDGPMKNDPDSEKFLRIIARQADRLNAIIEDILSLSRIEQESEEDRIEMEEGVVKAIIEAAVQSCEIKAKEKHIKINQSCSADIRAMMNAPLLEHAVVNLIDNAIKYSEDGKEITVGCRQAGDEICLSVVDEGIGISRSHIPRLFERFYRADKARSRKMGGTGLGLAIVKHIVLAHGGTVDVESEPGRGSTFTIRFPAKYSGK; encoded by the coding sequence ATGATGAGCACTCGCAAGCTTCTGTGGCAGTTGTATGTTCCATTTCTCGCGATCCTGATTATATCATTAGTGATTGTTCTGTGGTACGCATCCAGTTCTCTAAGCGGCTTCTTTATGAACAAGACACGGGAAGTCCTCGAGGTCAGGGCTCAGCTTATCAGGGATCAGATTCAGAATTATATCCTTAATGAGAATTTGGATTCCCTGGATGTCCTGTGCAAGGATCTGGGGCGGAAAACTTCTACTCGCATTACAATTATATTATCAGATGGTACAGTAGTCGGCGATTCCGAAAGCGATCCTGCAAAGATGGAAAATCATGCCAATCGTCCTGAATTGGCCGCGGCGCTTGCCGGAAAAACCGGTATTGAAACCCGTTTCAGCAATACCTTGCAGCAAAATTTGATGTACGTCGCCATACCGCTTTATGAAAATAACAGCATTATCGGCGCCGTTCGGACAGCGATATCGGTTTCTGCTATCGATCGTGAGTTGTCCGGTATCAGTCTGGGAATTATCCTGAGCGGTATTATTGTGGCAATTGTTGCGGCAGTCCTGAGTCTTGGTATTTCCCGCAAAATGAGCCGTCCGCTGGTGGAATTGAGCGAAGGAGCGAGGCGCTTTGCGTCCGGAGAATTCAATTACAAACTGCCGGTACCGGATACCGAGGAAATTCGCGACCTGGCCGAAGCCATGAACCAAATGGCCCGTCAGCTCGACGAACGTATCCGGACCATTATTAGACAACGTAATGAACAGGAAGCTATTCTGGCCAGCATGACCGAAGGGGTCATTGCCGTTGATAACAAAGAAATAGTCCTGGATATAAATGATGCCGCCGAAAAGCTGTTTGGTGCTGAAAGGAAAAATATCGAGGGCCGGAGCATTCAGGAGGCAATCCGCAATTCCGACCTGCATCGAGTGGTCGCAGAAACGCTTGCTTCAACCGCACCGATCGAACAGGAAATTACAATCAGCGCCGACGGCGATCGCTTTCTTCGAGCCAACGGAACCCCGCTTCTGGATGCTTCTCAGAATAGAATCGGCGCCTTGATCGTACTCAATGACATGACCCGACTCAGGCACCTTGAAAATGTCAGGCGGGAATTTGTAGCCAATGTTTCCCATGAACTGAAAACACCGATCACATCAATCAAAGGCTTCGTGGAGACCCTGCTCGACGGGCCAATGAAAAATGATCCCGATTCCGAAAAATTCTTAAGAATTATTGCCCGCCAGGCTGATCGACTCAATGCCATTATCGAGGATATTTTAAGCCTTTCCCGCATAGAACAGGAGAGTGAAGAAGATCGTATCGAAATGGAAGAAGGGGTGGTAAAGGCGATTATAGAGGCGGCCGTGCAATCATGCGAAATCAAAGCTAAAGAAAAACATATAAAGATTAACCAGTCCTGCAGTGCCGACATAAGGGCCATGATGAATGCTCCGCTTCTCGAGCATGCCGTTGTCAATCTTATCGATAACGCCATAAAATATAGTGAAGATGGCAAGGAAATAACGGTGGGGTGCAGGCAAGCCGGCGATGAAATATGTTTAAGCGTAGTCGATGAGGGCATCGGTATAAGCCGCTCGCATATACCGCGCCTGTTTGAGCGATTTTATCGGGCCGATAAAGCCAGAAGCCGTAAAATGGGCGGAACCGGCCTGGGACTGGCGATCGTGAAACATATTGTACTGGCCCACGGCGGTACGGTCGATGTCGAAAGCGAGCCTGGCCGGGGCAGCACCTTTACAATCCGCTTCCCGGCCAAATATTCCGGCAAATAA
- a CDS encoding DNA-binding response regulator encodes MSKETILIVEDEEDIQELIRYNLAREGFQPISAFSGEDALSSVSGKQPDLILLDLMLPGIDGLEICRQLKSDQKTAHIPIIMVTAKGEEADIVAGLELGADDYLTKPFSPRVLLARTKAVLRRKSSETKTVEAVLNVSGLLVHPGRREVQANGQKVDLTYTEFQILHLLVRRRGWVFTRYQIVNEIKGEDYPVTDRSVDVQIVGLRKKLGEYGTLIETVRGVGYRFKEE; translated from the coding sequence ATGTCAAAAGAAACGATACTCATCGTGGAAGATGAGGAAGACATTCAGGAGCTTATAAGATATAATCTTGCCCGTGAGGGCTTTCAGCCCATTAGTGCGTTTTCGGGCGAGGATGCCCTTAGTTCCGTCAGCGGCAAACAACCCGACCTGATTCTGTTGGATTTGATGCTGCCCGGAATCGACGGCCTCGAAATCTGCCGGCAATTAAAAAGCGATCAAAAAACCGCCCATATTCCCATTATCATGGTGACTGCCAAAGGGGAAGAGGCCGATATCGTTGCGGGACTGGAACTGGGGGCGGATGATTATCTCACCAAGCCTTTCAGTCCGAGAGTGTTACTGGCCCGAACCAAGGCGGTCTTGCGTCGTAAATCGAGTGAAACAAAAACCGTGGAGGCTGTGTTAAATGTTTCGGGTTTATTAGTACACCCGGGGCGAAGAGAGGTTCAGGCCAATGGGCAGAAAGTCGATTTGACCTATACCGAATTTCAGATACTGCATCTTCTTGTCAGGCGCCGGGGATGGGTATTTACGAGATATCAGATTGTGAATGAAATTAAGGGCGAGGATTATCCCGTGACCGATCGGTCGGTTGATGTCCAGATTGTCGGCCTGAGAAAAAAACTTGGCGAATACGGAACGCTGATTGAAACCGTACGCGGAGTCGGCTACAGATTTAAGGAAGAATGA
- a CDS encoding 4Fe-4S ferredoxin, with amino-acid sequence MSNKDTRIKDIGKKTDQLYRLDLKDLPKLPFPYEDWEDTPVPEVTEAKRKGKNISLDGFLNVVVPEPETEAEKEAMVAKFLEGLRKLLTKENNWTFLKPFMLSLDNCVKCNTCSEACPIFEMSGRAEIYRPLFRSDILRRIIKKYISPGGKLTAKFTGADIDLNWDTIARLAQLAYRCNLCRRCAQTCPMGVDNGLIAREIRKLFSQELNISPAELHTEGTIKQLKTGSSTGITPTALMDVIEFIEEDITDRTGLNIKIPFDKSGADILLIHNAGEFLSWPENIEAFAIIFEMAGISWTLSSDMVGYDSVNYGLFYDDVQLAKVTLKHAEVAKKLGVKKVVAGECGHAHKAIMPIADRIWLGESNIHRESCMVTLEDIVMNGKVKVDPSRNEFPVTLHDPCNMTRSMGIVEPQRRVLKKICPQFREMTPHGVNNYCCGGGSGFAIMQSNNFPNWRNLLPGRKKFTQILNAFTREELSPDVHKYVCAPCSNCKGQIRDLLTYYDAWEKAGILYGGLVELVVNAMTDVREGFHEWDFH; translated from the coding sequence ATGAGCAATAAAGATACGAGAATCAAAGATATTGGAAAGAAGACTGATCAGTTATACAGACTGGACCTGAAAGATCTGCCGAAACTTCCTTTCCCATACGAAGACTGGGAAGATACCCCGGTTCCGGAAGTAACCGAAGCCAAAAGAAAAGGCAAGAATATTTCCCTCGACGGATTTCTTAATGTCGTGGTCCCTGAGCCGGAAACCGAGGCCGAAAAAGAGGCCATGGTCGCCAAATTTCTGGAAGGTCTCCGCAAACTTCTTACAAAGGAAAACAACTGGACCTTCCTGAAACCATTTATGCTGTCTCTTGACAATTGCGTCAAGTGCAACACCTGTTCCGAGGCCTGTCCCATTTTCGAAATGAGCGGCCGGGCCGAAATTTATCGTCCCTTGTTCCGGTCCGATATACTTCGAAGAATCATAAAAAAATATATCTCGCCCGGCGGAAAATTGACCGCCAAATTCACCGGGGCCGATATTGATTTGAACTGGGATACCATCGCTCGACTGGCGCAGTTGGCCTATCGATGCAATCTATGCCGCCGCTGTGCCCAAACCTGTCCGATGGGGGTCGACAATGGTTTGATCGCCCGCGAAATCAGAAAACTATTCAGCCAGGAATTAAATATCTCGCCCGCCGAATTGCATACCGAAGGAACCATCAAGCAGCTTAAAACCGGTTCATCGACCGGTATCACCCCGACCGCTTTGATGGATGTTATTGAGTTCATTGAAGAGGATATTACCGATCGCACCGGTCTTAACATAAAAATTCCCTTCGACAAATCAGGAGCCGATATTCTATTGATCCACAATGCCGGCGAATTTCTCTCATGGCCGGAGAATATCGAAGCCTTCGCCATTATTTTTGAAATGGCGGGAATAAGCTGGACCCTGTCCAGCGATATGGTGGGTTATGATTCGGTCAACTATGGTCTTTTTTATGATGATGTTCAACTTGCCAAAGTAACTCTGAAGCATGCCGAAGTCGCAAAAAAACTGGGTGTGAAGAAAGTCGTCGCCGGAGAATGTGGCCATGCCCATAAGGCCATCATGCCGATCGCCGATCGCATCTGGCTGGGGGAAAGCAACATTCATCGCGAATCCTGCATGGTGACCCTCGAAGATATTGTCATGAATGGAAAAGTAAAGGTCGATCCATCGCGTAATGAATTCCCGGTTACCCTGCATGACCCGTGTAATATGACTCGTTCCATGGGTATTGTCGAGCCGCAGCGGCGAGTCCTCAAAAAAATCTGTCCGCAGTTCCGTGAGATGACCCCGCATGGCGTCAATAATTACTGTTGCGGAGGCGGCAGCGGCTTTGCCATCATGCAATCGAATAATTTCCCCAACTGGCGGAATCTGCTCCCGGGACGAAAGAAATTCACACAGATCCTGAATGCCTTCACGAGGGAAGAGCTTTCACCCGACGTTCATAAATATGTCTGCGCCCCATGTTCCAACTGCAAGGGCCAGATTCGGGATCTGTTGACATATTATGATGCCTGGGAAAAAGCCGGAATATTATATGGCGGCCTGGTGGAACTGGTCGTTAATGCCATGACCGATGTCCGTGAAGGATTCCATGAGTGGGATTTTCATTGA
- a CDS encoding nitrate reductase, protein MYWAQIITYVSVIVAFIAMAAKVLRYMTAPQSFRWELYPVPHEKGRAEYGGSYLEELDWWSKPRHADYFNEIKEMMEEILFLKGVYHNNKKVWISSLPFHLGLYLVIGWLLLLLLGGILEIAGVPFGADAGTFALVIHYLTIILGYAGLIMAGIGAIGLLIWRASNKAQRNYNAPADYFNLIIFIVVVGVTLTAQWGADPAFGVLRNYVGSLVTFSAVADLSLLMTVEIVLVSLLIMYIPLTRMSHFVAKYFLYHSVRWNDEPNERGSKIEKHIMELLNEKVGWNGAHVKTGKSWAEVVQESGNEQ, encoded by the coding sequence ATGTATTGGGCTCAAATTATTACTTATGTCTCGGTTATTGTTGCTTTCATCGCGATGGCGGCAAAAGTCCTGAGATATATGACGGCGCCGCAAAGTTTTCGGTGGGAGCTTTACCCGGTCCCGCATGAAAAGGGACGCGCCGAATATGGCGGTTCATATCTTGAAGAACTCGACTGGTGGAGCAAACCGCGTCACGCCGATTATTTCAATGAAATCAAGGAAATGATGGAAGAAATTCTCTTTCTTAAGGGAGTCTATCATAATAATAAGAAAGTCTGGATATCTTCTCTTCCTTTTCACCTCGGCTTGTATCTGGTCATAGGATGGCTGCTTTTGCTGCTCCTGGGTGGAATTCTCGAGATCGCCGGAGTGCCATTTGGTGCCGATGCCGGAACGTTTGCATTAGTTATCCATTATCTGACAATTATCTTAGGGTATGCCGGCTTGATTATGGCTGGAATCGGAGCCATCGGGTTGTTAATCTGGAGAGCTTCAAATAAGGCTCAGCGCAATTACAATGCCCCTGCCGATTATTTTAATTTGATTATATTTATAGTCGTGGTGGGTGTGACGCTTACCGCTCAATGGGGGGCGGATCCCGCTTTCGGCGTTCTTCGCAATTATGTCGGCTCGCTGGTGACTTTCTCCGCCGTTGCCGATTTATCTTTGTTAATGACTGTCGAAATCGTCCTGGTATCCCTGCTTATTATGTACATACCGCTGACCAGGATGTCGCACTTCGTGGCCAAGTACTTTCTTTATCATTCGGTGCGCTGGAATGACGAACCCAATGAACGCGGCAGCAAGATAGAAAAACATATCATGGAGCTGCTCAATGAAAAGGTCGGCTGGAACGGCGCGCATGTCAAAACCGGTAAATCATGGGCCGAAGTAGTACAGGAGTCAGGCAATGAGCAATAA